Within Kutzneria chonburiensis, the genomic segment CGACGGGCTGCCCAAGGCGGACAACGGAAAGCTCAGCGTCAACATCAACTGGGCGCACCCGACCACGGACTGGGACCTCTACGTCTACGACGCCGCCGGCAACCTGGTGACGTCGTCGGCCAACGGCGGCACGACCTCCGAGCACGCGGTCCTGTTCGACCCGCCAGCCGGCGACTACAAGGCGGTCGCGGTGAACTTCGACCAGACCGACCCGAACGCGGTCGACGACTGGACCGGCGACGTCTCGTTCGCCGCGCCGATCCCGGCCACCTACGGCCCGAAGGAGGCCTACCAACTGACCTGCACCTCGCCCAAGGGCAAGCTGGTCGGCGTGGCCGACGTCTTCGCCGACCGCGGCCAGACCGTGGACGTCGGCGAGGTCTGCACCCGCTCGGCGCACGCGCAGAAGCAGCGTCTGTCCGGCGGGGCCAGGTAACAGAAGTTCGCGGTGCCACGCCAACGGCGTGGCACCGCGAACGGGTCAACGCAAAACTAGAACCACTGCTGCTGCGGCCCGCCGTTGCAGGACCACACCTGCATCGAACCGGTCAACGTCTTGCCGTCCAGGGTCTGCGCGTCCAGGCACTTGGTGTTGTCCATGCCGTTGTGCAGGGTGTGGTTGGACGGGTCGAGGATCCACTGCTGCTGCGGGCCGCCGTTGCAGTCCCACACCTGGATCGAACCGGTCAGCGTCCGACCGTCGAGGGTCTGCGCGTCCAGGCACTTGGTGGTCACCATGCCGTTGTGCAGCTGGGTGTCGGCCGCGCCGCTCCAGGACTGCTGCGGGCCGCCGTTGCAGTCCCAGACCTGCACGGTGCCGGTGACGGTGCCGGCCTGGAAGGTCTGCGCGTCCAGGCACTTGGTGAGGTTCATGCCGTTCTGCAGCGGGCCGTTGTGCGCGCCGGTGGTCTGCTTGATCCACGACGCGAGGTCGTCGGTGCGGACCTCGGTGGAACCCGAAGTGCCTGCGGCGGAACCGAAGCAGCCGTGCTGGGCGGAAACGCTGCTGATGGCCACGATCTGGCCGTTACGCAGCGCCGGCCCCCGGCGTCGCCCTTGCAGGTGTCGACGGAAGCCGAGACGGCGACGGTGGTGGCGTCGACCGAGCCGACGCTGTAGGCGCCGGCGTGCGGCTGGAGCGGGGCCCACGTCGAGGCGGTACGGCCGTAGCCGACGACGGTCAGGTTGTCGCCGACGGCCGGGACGGCGGAGCCCAGCAGCGCGGGGGCGATGTCGGTCACGGGCTTGGACAGCTGAGCCAGCACGAAGTCACGTTCGGTCCGCGGCGTGAGCGAGGTGATCGTGGCGACCTCGCCGTTCGGGAAGGTCGCGGTGCTGGCCTGGCTCGGCGCACCGGCCTGGACGGTGCCGGGCGAGGCCGGGTCGTCGGCGAAGCAGCTGGTCGCGGTGGCCAGCCAGCGCGGGGCCACGAGGAAACCGGTGCAGCCACGGCCGTTGGCCGAGGTGGGCGCGCCGACGGCAACCTTGGCCAGGTACGGGTAGTCGGTGGCCGGCGGGGTCGACGAGCCGCCGGTTGCCTTGATCTCCAGCAGAGTGGCCGGGTCCGGACCGGCGCCGACGCCAACGCCGGTCCAGCCGTTCTTGTCCACCGCAACGGTGCTGGTCTTGTCGTTGACCGTCACCGTGGCCTGCACGTCGTGGTTGTCGCCCTTGACCTGATAGGCGTTGGGAATGTTCAGGGTCAGGTCGCCGACCGGCCCGTCGATCTTGAAGCAGTAGTGGTACAGGTCGGAGCCGTGGTCACCGGGCACGTTGGTGCTGCGGACCTCGATCAAGCCGGTCCCACTGCACGTGACGAAGGT encodes:
- a CDS encoding RICIN domain-containing protein; amino-acid sequence: MNLTKCLDAQTFQAGTVTGTVQVWDCNGGPQQSWSGAADTQLHNGMVTTKCLDAQTLDGRTLTGSIQVWDCNGGPQQQWILDPSNHTLHNGMDNTKCLDAQTLDGKTLTGSMQVWSCNGGPQQQWF
- a CDS encoding trypsin-like serine protease is translated as MRRIPRLLTVFGAMALCGAAAVPTAAADTGRSPAVEDYGYPGAAQVLADRGITLLKGDGHITFVTCSGTGLIEVRSTNVPGDHGSDLYHYCFKIDGPVGDLTLNIPNAYQVKGDNHDVQATVTVNDKTSTVAVDKNGWTGVGVGAGPDPATLLEIKATGGSSTPPATDYPYLAKVAVGAPTSANGRGCTGFLVAPRWLATATSCFADDPASPGTVQAGAPSQASTATFPNGEVATITSLTPRTERDFVLAQLSKPVTDIAPALLGSAVPAVGDNLTVVGYGRTASTWAPLQPHAGAYSVGSVDATTVAVSASVDTCKGDAGGRRCVTARSWPSAAFPPSTAASVPPQALRVPPRSAPTTSRRGSSRPPARTTARCRTA